The Methanofastidiosum sp. nucleotide sequence CAAATGTTTTCCTTAGAAGTTTGTAAATACTCATCTACTTTTATATATCCTCTGGAATCTGTTTCAACGCCTGTATTTTCAACTTTTAATATATCTGAATTTGGAACCCTGCCCCCTGCAACTAAAATCTTTTCCGCTTTAACTTCAATAGTTTTTCCTGTTCTCCTGTCTTTTCCAACAACTTTAACTAAACTACCATCCTTTAGAACTTCAATAACTTCAGTGTTCGTGTATATCTTCATCCTCTTTGACATCTCTTTTAGCAAAAGCTCGGAAACTTCAGGCTCCTCATTTGCTACAAGCCTCATATTTCTTTGAATTATTGTTACCTCACTTCCCACCCCAGCTAGGAAATGGCCAAACTCACATGCAATGTAACCTCCACCTAAAATAACTACACTCTTTGGAAGATCATTTAATTCAAGAATGTTTTCATTTGTCAAGTAATCTATTTTGTCAAGATCCTTAATCTTCGGTATAGAGGGTCTTGCGCCGGCTGCAATGAATACCTTTTTCCCAATGATCCTTTCTCCATTTACTTCTACTGTGTAGTCATCTACAAAATATCCTGTACCATCATAGAAATCAAGATTTTTCGCATGATTTATTCCCTCTCTCATCTGATCTCTGTCTTCTGCAATAGTTTCCCTCATTCTTTCCATTATTTCTCTAAAACGAATTTTAGTTATACTGGCTTCCACACCAAGTTTTTTTGAGTTTTCTATCTCTGCTATCCTATCTGCAGGGAAAATAAGTAATTTTGAAGGTATGCACCCTAAATTTAAACATGTCCCACCAAGAGGGCCCTTATCTACAACTGCCACCTTAAATCCATTTTCAAGAGCGTCACTTGCCACCCCCATCCCGGCACCTGAGCCTATAACTAAAACATCGTATTTTTTCATATACTCGCCTCAATTGATTTTACAACATATCAAAAAATTAGTCTATATTTTATTACTAGATTTATAGGTATAATAAAGTTTCGTTGAATAGGATTATTTTAGAATTTTTGCATAATTAAGAAATCTTTATTAAATCTTAATTTTAATGTAATACCAATGGAAAATAAATTTTCTTTAAATTATGCTAAAAAATGGATTGCAGGAGAAGAACTTAGAGATGCTTTTTCCGTTATATCGAGAGAAAATGAAAATGGTATATTTGGAATGATTAACTATTTGGATGAACATCTAAAATCATATGAATTTATAGAAAATAATTACTTTGAATACCAAAAAATAATAACAAAAATCAATAATAGTGGACAAGACATAAACATATCTATAAAACCAAGTCAATTAGGATTGGAAGTATCAAAAGAACTTTTTTTAGAAAATATGTTAAATTTAAGAAAAAAGGCTGATAGCACAATGATATGGATTGATATGGAGAAAAGTTCAATGATTGAAGATACAATTTGGGTTTATGGGCACTTGGATACTAAAAATACAGGCATAGCATTACAAGCCAATGTGGATAGATCTCTTAAAGATATTGAAGATTTGTTATCAATTGGAAGTAAGATAAGAATTGTCAAAGGAAGTTACGCAGGCAAAGATATTATATCAAACAAGATCATTATTTCAGAAAATTACAGAAAAATGATGCATTATCTCCTTGAGAATTCTTCTTTCTTTGCATTGGCAACTCATGATGAAGTTCTAATTAATGAGTGCATAGAATTAAATAAAAATTTTAAAATTGACATTGAATATCAGTTTTTGTACGGTGTAAAATTTGAATTGAAACGTAAACTTGCAGAAGGATTTAATGTTAGAGATTATATACCATATGGAAAAAAATGGGCCCCTTATATTTTAAGACGAATGAAAGAAATAAAGAATAAATAATTATTTTTTAATTAGTTAATTTTATATTTTCTAAAAATCAATACTAAGAGATGTTATGAAATATGGCAATTTTATTAATGGAGAGTGGAAATTATCTCCAAATGATTCGACTTTCAAAAGCATAAATCCTGCAGACCCAGAAGAGATTATAGGCGAATTTGCATTAGGTAATAAGCAGGATGTCATCGAGGCATACGAAGCTGCCGAAAAAGCTTTTGAAATTTGGAGTAAAACACCTGCCCCTAAGAGAGGGGAAATACTTCTCAAAGCTGCACAATTGATGAAGGAAAAAAAAGAGGAACTTTCACTTCTAGAAAGTAGAGAGATGGGAAAAGTTTTAGTTGAAGCTAGAGGTGATGTTCAAGAAGCTATTGATATAACTGAATACATGGCAGGGGAAGGAAGAAGACTATTTGGATTTACTACCCCAAGTGAGTTAAAAAACAAATTTGCAATGACTATCAGAAAACCTGTGGGGGTCGTAGGACTTATTACTCCTTGGAATTTTCCCATTGCAATACCTGCATGGAAAATCATGGCGGCCTTAATTTGTGGGAATACAATAGTGTTTAAACCATCAAGTGATACTCCCTTGTGTGCTATTGAACTAGTGAAGATATTGTCTGAAGCAGGGATTCCTCCGGGAGTAGTAAATCTTGTAACTGGCTCAGGTAAGGACGTTGGTGAAACAATAACAACACATCCTGGTATAAGGGCAATATCTTTCACAGGAAGCAGAAATACTGGTGAGCATATTTTAAAAATTGGAGGTATCAAGAAGATTGGATTAGAGCTAGGAGGAAAAAATGTCATTATAGTAATGGAAGATGCGGATATCAAACTTGCGGTAGACGGCATAATATGGGGGGCATTTGGAACTACAGGACAAAGATGCACGGCATGTTCTAGATTATTGGTCCAAGATACCATTCAGAAGAAACTCGAATCTAAGCTGATTGAAAAAGCAAGATCATTAATAATAGGCCCAGGATATGAAATTGGCACTGAAATGGGACCTCTAATTAACAATAACGCTTTAGAAAAATCAATTAGATATACTTCTATAGGCCAAGA carries:
- a CDS encoding aldehyde dehydrogenase family protein; amino-acid sequence: MKYGNFINGEWKLSPNDSTFKSINPADPEEIIGEFALGNKQDVIEAYEAAEKAFEIWSKTPAPKRGEILLKAAQLMKEKKEELSLLESREMGKVLVEARGDVQEAIDITEYMAGEGRRLFGFTTPSELKNKFAMTIRKPVGVVGLITPWNFPIAIPAWKIMAALICGNTIVFKPSSDTPLCAIELVKILSEAGIPPGVVNLVTGSGKDVGETITTHPGIRAISFTGSRNTGEHILKIGGIKKIGLELGGKNVIIVMEDADIKLAVDGIIWGAFGTTGQRCTACSRLLVQDTIQKKLESKLIEKARSLIIGPGYEIGTEMGPLINNNALEKSIRYTSIGQDEGAKIIYGGTKLESKGFFFQPTIFNEVSIDMRIAQEEIFGPILSVISFEKLNQAIDYANSVDYGLSSSIYTNDINIAFKAIEEIEAGITYVNSSTIGSEVHLPFGGVKKTGNGTREGGIEGINEFSETKTVYIDYSGKLQKAQIDLDNQ
- a CDS encoding dihydrolipoyl dehydrogenase, encoding MKKYDVLVIGSGAGMGVASDALENGFKVAVVDKGPLGGTCLNLGCIPSKLLIFPADRIAEIENSKKLGVEASITKIRFREIMERMRETIAEDRDQMREGINHAKNLDFYDGTGYFVDDYTVEVNGERIIGKKVFIAAGARPSIPKIKDLDKIDYLTNENILELNDLPKSVVILGGGYIACEFGHFLAGVGSEVTIIQRNMRLVANEEPEVSELLLKEMSKRMKIYTNTEVIEVLKDGSLVKVVGKDRRTGKTIEVKAEKILVAGGRVPNSDILKVENTGVETDSRGYIKVDEYLQTSKENIWAFGDVIGKYMFRHSANKEAVYAWHNSLHEKKIPMDYNAIPHAVFSYPEIASVGMKESEAKKNHKILVGYAKYNSVAKGIAMLEDESFAKAIVDQETNKILGFHIIGPYASILIQEVINTMANNMDMRAIFKGIHIHPALPELIPSTLGNLREIKD
- a CDS encoding proline dehydrogenase family protein, with product MENKFSLNYAKKWIAGEELRDAFSVISRENENGIFGMINYLDEHLKSYEFIENNYFEYQKIITKINNSGQDINISIKPSQLGLEVSKELFLENMLNLRKKADSTMIWIDMEKSSMIEDTIWVYGHLDTKNTGIALQANVDRSLKDIEDLLSIGSKIRIVKGSYAGKDIISNKIIISENYRKMMHYLLENSSFFALATHDEVLINECIELNKNFKIDIEYQFLYGVKFELKRKLAEGFNVRDYIPYGKKWAPYILRRMKEIKNK